The following are encoded in a window of Nibricoccus aquaticus genomic DNA:
- a CDS encoding helix-turn-helix domain-containing protein: MIQLDTAHPDFTSYGLSCVRWNPSPMRGPDHHNEIQLNMLCRGRVTYLIGAEKVKVKAGHLTAFWAAIPHQIIDYEPDTEYYVATLPLAWFLQCELPDTLVQPLMRGQVVEEPSLERGEFDAAFFREWTADLKAGVGGIREIVTQEMETRLRRLAVVLEAAKTGSRKRGHAKLQVGGLNKVERMVCYIAQNYMEPITAEDIGRVAGLHPNSAMRLFKKTFGSTLVDHLTHHRVFHAKRLLATTDQKIVDIAFSSGFNSISRFNEAFRHACGCTPRAFRTEHELGAGQ; this comes from the coding sequence ATGATCCAGCTTGATACTGCGCACCCAGATTTCACGTCTTACGGCCTCTCTTGCGTGCGGTGGAATCCGTCACCGATGCGGGGGCCGGATCATCACAATGAGATTCAGTTGAACATGCTGTGTCGGGGACGTGTGACGTATTTGATCGGGGCGGAGAAAGTGAAGGTGAAGGCGGGGCATCTGACGGCGTTCTGGGCGGCGATTCCGCACCAGATCATCGATTACGAACCGGACACGGAGTACTATGTCGCGACGTTGCCGCTCGCGTGGTTTTTGCAGTGCGAACTGCCGGACACGCTGGTGCAGCCGTTGATGCGCGGGCAGGTGGTGGAAGAGCCGAGCTTGGAACGCGGGGAGTTCGACGCCGCGTTTTTCCGGGAATGGACGGCGGATTTGAAAGCGGGTGTGGGAGGCATCCGGGAGATTGTGACTCAGGAAATGGAGACGCGTTTGCGGCGGCTGGCGGTGGTGCTCGAGGCAGCCAAGACAGGATCGCGGAAACGCGGGCATGCGAAATTGCAGGTCGGCGGTTTGAACAAGGTTGAGCGGATGGTCTGCTACATCGCGCAGAATTACATGGAGCCGATCACGGCCGAGGACATTGGGCGGGTGGCGGGGCTGCATCCGAATTCGGCGATGCGTCTTTTTAAGAAAACCTTTGGCTCCACGCTGGTGGATCATCTGACGCATCACCGCGTTTTTCACGCGAAGCGGCTGCTGGCGACGACGGACCAGAAGATCGTGGATATCGCGTTCAGCTCGGGGTTCAACTCGATCAGCCGTTTCAACGAAGCGTTCCGGCACGCGTGCGGTTGCACTCCGCGGGCGTTTCGCACGGAGCATGAGCTGGGTGCGGGGCAGTGA
- a CDS encoding MFS transporter: MATNPPLAADSGSAITRQQWKWSALAGMASYLDAGSIVALGVGLALFQSEFALSNGAVGTLAAIGPNALGCALGAFLGGWLGDKLGRKFIYQYDLMVYAVGILFITFAVNAEMLFIGTFIVGVAVGADVPTSLALVGEFAPDKARGKLLGFTQIAWCLGPVIVLLMGAALAPYGLLGIRIIFFHLFLVAFVTWAMRRGLTESPRWKEAKKAYDIAPSKRNNLALLFSGSNLKALIWTTTIYLFWNLAAGTAGAFNSYLIKMNAGGSQAEATIMPCVAFITAMLFTVFVFMKFSDRSFAARKTMWGIGAVVQIIAYALFMVLPFSIPVVFINILMFSAGGALAGEAFYKVFSQELFPTMIRGTAQGFSFGAARVAVGIWSFFVPMVAEMSLPLLGGILAGSLFISGAVGFFFMPDTSGKSLEQIENERTKAPFPAR, from the coding sequence ATGGCCACCAACCCACCCCTCGCCGCTGACAGCGGCTCCGCTATCACACGCCAGCAATGGAAATGGTCTGCCCTCGCCGGCATGGCCTCCTACCTCGACGCCGGCTCCATCGTCGCCCTCGGCGTCGGTCTCGCGCTCTTCCAGAGCGAATTTGCTCTGAGCAACGGCGCCGTCGGCACGCTCGCCGCCATCGGGCCCAACGCCCTCGGCTGCGCGCTCGGCGCATTTCTCGGCGGCTGGTTGGGCGACAAGCTCGGCCGCAAATTCATCTACCAGTATGACCTCATGGTCTACGCGGTCGGCATCCTCTTCATCACCTTCGCGGTGAACGCCGAGATGCTCTTCATCGGCACTTTCATCGTCGGTGTCGCCGTCGGTGCGGACGTCCCCACTTCACTCGCCCTCGTCGGTGAGTTCGCCCCCGACAAAGCACGTGGCAAACTCCTGGGCTTTACACAGATCGCCTGGTGTCTCGGCCCGGTCATCGTGCTCCTCATGGGTGCCGCGCTCGCGCCTTATGGACTGCTCGGCATCCGTATCATCTTTTTCCATCTCTTCCTCGTCGCCTTCGTCACGTGGGCCATGCGCCGCGGCCTGACCGAGTCACCTCGCTGGAAAGAAGCGAAAAAAGCCTACGACATCGCTCCGTCCAAGCGGAACAACCTGGCGCTCCTCTTCTCTGGTTCGAACCTCAAGGCCCTCATCTGGACCACGACGATCTATCTCTTCTGGAATCTCGCCGCTGGCACCGCCGGCGCCTTCAACTCCTATCTCATCAAGATGAACGCGGGCGGCTCGCAAGCCGAGGCCACCATCATGCCGTGCGTCGCCTTCATCACTGCGATGCTCTTCACGGTCTTCGTCTTCATGAAGTTCTCCGACCGCAGCTTTGCCGCCCGTAAAACCATGTGGGGCATCGGTGCCGTCGTGCAGATCATCGCCTACGCGCTCTTCATGGTGCTGCCGTTCTCGATCCCCGTCGTCTTCATCAACATCCTCATGTTCTCCGCCGGTGGCGCGCTGGCCGGTGAAGCTTTCTACAAAGTTTTCAGCCAGGAACTTTTCCCGACCATGATTCGCGGCACCGCCCAAGGCTTCTCCTTCGGCGCCGCTCGTGTCGCCGTCGGTATCTGGAGCTTCTTCGTCCCGATGGTCGCCGAAATGAGCCTGCCGCTGCTCGGTGGGATTCTCGCCGGCTCCCTCTTCATCAGCGGCGCAGTCGGCTTCTTCTTCATGCCCGACACCTCTGGCAAATCCCTCGAACAAATCGAAAACGAGCGCACCAAGGCGCCGTTCCCCGCCCGCTAA
- a CDS encoding glycoside hydrolase family 127 protein produces MKNACPLLTRFRLHLSALPLVLAAFSSSATISHAAEKSLIDTTKSPHAAMYMTDLADVRWTTGLWAERFEACRTTMIPHMWSIFKDDYESHAWSNFLVAAGMGAGRDGKKQFHGPPFNDGDFLKWVEALVQVYAVTKDPAIDKQLDEIITVVAKAQREDGYLHTQKIIPQRQGLTGATAKEFEDREHFETYNMGHLITTACIHYRVTGKTNFLDCARKAADYIDNLCKTVPKDLAKNAICPSHYMAVIELYRVTREPRYLELGKQLIEIRSLFSGKEGSDQNQDRTAFRETFEAVGHAVRANYLYAGVADVVAEDGDKTLFKPLEKISEDIATQKLYITGMTGAIYDAASPDGAHHTLHPQIKTIHQAYGRDYQLPNITAYNETCATIGYGMWIWRMLTLTGDAQYADLFEQTLYNGILPGISLEGKHYFYVNPLRTDSEYKWPLRWSRTRQPNYKASFCCPPNIVRTIAEAHNYAYTLSENSLWVQLYAANTLDTKWTDGARIKLRQETDYPYDGAVKITIDEAPAKDIALKLRIPGWLHKEAATLKVNGTPVSATLKPGSFAEVKRTWKAGDVVTLDLAFKPVLLEANPLVEETVNQVTVKYGPLVYCLEAADLPKGVRLADVVLSLDPKHRQFTPKAEKIVNANLTTFTVPAFQLQRDEWKPDQLYREVGAATLKAIDVKFVPYFAWDNRGTGDMSVWVPVR; encoded by the coding sequence ATGAAAAACGCCTGCCCACTCCTCACCCGTTTCCGCCTTCACCTGTCTGCACTTCCTTTGGTTTTGGCGGCGTTTTCTTCGTCCGCCACGATCAGCCACGCCGCCGAAAAATCCCTCATCGACACCACCAAGTCGCCGCACGCCGCGATGTACATGACCGACCTCGCAGACGTCCGCTGGACCACCGGTCTCTGGGCCGAGCGCTTCGAAGCCTGCCGCACCACGATGATCCCGCACATGTGGTCCATCTTCAAAGACGACTACGAGAGCCACGCCTGGTCCAACTTCCTCGTCGCCGCCGGCATGGGCGCAGGCCGCGACGGCAAAAAACAATTCCACGGCCCGCCCTTCAACGACGGTGATTTCCTCAAGTGGGTCGAAGCCCTCGTCCAGGTTTACGCCGTCACCAAAGACCCCGCCATCGACAAGCAGCTCGACGAAATCATCACCGTCGTCGCCAAGGCCCAACGTGAGGACGGCTACCTCCACACGCAAAAAATCATCCCGCAGCGCCAGGGTCTCACCGGCGCCACCGCCAAGGAGTTCGAAGATCGCGAACACTTCGAGACCTACAACATGGGTCACCTCATCACGACCGCGTGCATCCACTACCGCGTCACCGGCAAAACCAACTTCCTCGACTGCGCCCGCAAAGCCGCCGACTACATCGACAACCTCTGCAAGACCGTCCCGAAGGACCTCGCGAAAAACGCCATCTGCCCGTCGCACTACATGGCCGTGATCGAGCTCTACCGCGTCACGCGCGAACCGCGTTACCTCGAGCTCGGCAAGCAACTCATCGAGATCCGCAGTCTCTTCAGCGGCAAGGAAGGCTCCGACCAAAACCAAGACCGCACCGCCTTCCGCGAAACCTTCGAAGCCGTCGGCCACGCCGTCCGCGCCAACTATCTCTACGCCGGTGTCGCCGACGTCGTCGCCGAAGACGGCGACAAAACCCTCTTCAAGCCCCTCGAAAAAATCTCCGAGGACATCGCCACCCAGAAGCTCTACATCACCGGCATGACCGGCGCCATCTACGATGCCGCCTCGCCCGACGGCGCGCACCACACACTCCATCCGCAGATCAAAACCATCCACCAGGCCTACGGTCGCGACTACCAGCTCCCGAACATCACTGCCTACAACGAAACCTGCGCCACCATCGGCTACGGCATGTGGATCTGGCGCATGCTCACCCTCACCGGCGACGCCCAGTACGCCGACCTCTTCGAACAAACCCTCTACAACGGCATCCTCCCCGGCATCAGCCTCGAAGGAAAACACTACTTCTACGTCAACCCGCTCCGCACCGACTCTGAGTACAAATGGCCGCTCCGCTGGTCCCGCACCCGCCAGCCCAACTACAAAGCATCCTTCTGCTGCCCGCCCAACATCGTCCGCACCATCGCCGAGGCCCACAACTACGCCTACACGCTCTCCGAAAATTCCCTCTGGGTTCAGCTCTACGCCGCCAACACCCTCGACACCAAGTGGACCGACGGCGCCCGCATCAAACTCCGCCAAGAAACTGATTATCCGTACGACGGCGCAGTGAAGATCACCATCGACGAAGCGCCCGCGAAAGACATCGCCCTCAAGCTCCGCATCCCCGGCTGGCTCCACAAGGAAGCCGCCACCCTCAAGGTAAACGGCACGCCCGTCTCCGCCACGCTCAAGCCCGGCTCCTTCGCCGAAGTGAAGCGCACGTGGAAAGCCGGCGACGTCGTCACCCTCGACCTCGCGTTCAAGCCCGTCCTCCTCGAAGCCAATCCGCTCGTCGAAGAAACCGTGAACCAGGTCACCGTGAAGTACGGCCCGCTCGTTTACTGCCTCGAAGCCGCCGACCTCCCCAAAGGCGTCCGCCTCGCCGACGTCGTCCTCAGCCTCGATCCCAAGCACCGCCAGTTCACCCCGAAGGCCGAGAAGATCGTCAACGCCAACCTCACCACATTTACCGTGCCCGCGTTCCAACTACAGCGCGACGAGTGGAAGCCCGACCAACTCTACCGCGAAGTCGGCGCCGCCACCCTCAAGGCCATCGACGTCAAATTCGTCCCCTACTTCGCCTGGGACAACCGCGGCACCGGCGACATGAGCGTCTGGGTCCCCGTCCGCTAA
- a CDS encoding FGGY family carbohydrate kinase — translation MPAAPSSPNASQATHVLALDQSTSATKALLFTRHGRLLDKESREHKQHYPQAGWVEHDAEEIWQNTLATLRAVITRLGDHGLSLADLACLSLTNQRETIVLFDRVTGKPLHHALVWQDRRGDALCASHIAAGREPLVLQKTGLKIDGYFSGSKLQWLAQNKPDLRAKLADGSALIGTIDAYLVYRLTQGRVFATDSTNASRTLLFDLTTLKWDADLCDLWEVPLKALPEVRDSSARFGETTLDDALTKPLPIVGVIGDSQAALFAQRCYQPGAAKVTFGTGSSILLNIGAKPRFSTRGVVTTLAWVHAGVPTYAFEGIIISSAATLTWLRDQLGVIREMSEIEKLARELPDNGGVYLVPAFSGLGLPHWQPAARAAIVGLSSHSDRRHVIRAGLESISYQVRDALDAMRADAGVPLVGLHGDGGATTNAFLMQFTADLAGAELRVATMSDCSPLGAALAGLLGLGIFKSLDEIAAVPRGDVVYHPSMPASQSSEYYAGWQRAVRQILPVA, via the coding sequence ATGCCCGCCGCTCCGTCATCGCCCAACGCGTCTCAAGCGACCCACGTCCTTGCCCTCGACCAAAGCACCTCCGCCACCAAGGCCCTGCTTTTCACCCGCCACGGCCGCCTCCTCGACAAAGAATCCCGCGAGCACAAGCAGCACTACCCGCAGGCCGGTTGGGTCGAGCACGACGCTGAGGAAATCTGGCAGAACACCCTCGCCACTCTCCGCGCGGTCATCACGCGCCTCGGCGACCACGGCCTCTCCCTCGCCGACCTCGCCTGCCTCAGCCTCACCAATCAGCGCGAGACCATCGTCCTCTTCGACCGCGTCACCGGAAAACCGTTACACCACGCGCTCGTCTGGCAGGACCGCCGCGGCGACGCCCTCTGCGCGTCTCACATCGCCGCCGGCCGCGAGCCCCTCGTCCTCCAAAAAACCGGCCTCAAAATCGACGGCTACTTCTCCGGTTCGAAACTCCAGTGGCTCGCCCAAAACAAGCCCGACCTCCGCGCCAAACTCGCCGACGGCTCCGCCCTCATCGGCACGATCGACGCCTACCTCGTCTACCGCCTGACGCAGGGCCGCGTCTTCGCCACCGACTCCACCAACGCCTCCCGCACGCTCCTCTTCGACCTCACCACGCTCAAGTGGGACGCCGACCTCTGCGACCTCTGGGAAGTCCCGCTCAAAGCCCTCCCCGAAGTCCGCGACAGCTCCGCCCGCTTCGGCGAAACCACGCTCGATGACGCCCTCACGAAACCGCTCCCCATCGTCGGCGTGATCGGCGATTCCCAAGCCGCCCTCTTCGCCCAGCGTTGCTACCAGCCCGGCGCCGCCAAAGTCACCTTCGGTACCGGCTCCTCCATTCTCCTCAACATCGGCGCCAAGCCCCGCTTCTCCACGCGCGGCGTCGTCACCACGCTCGCCTGGGTCCACGCCGGTGTGCCGACCTACGCCTTCGAAGGTATCATCATCAGCTCCGCCGCCACGCTCACTTGGCTCCGCGATCAACTCGGCGTCATCCGCGAGATGTCCGAAATCGAAAAACTCGCCCGCGAGCTCCCCGACAACGGCGGCGTGTACCTCGTCCCCGCCTTCTCCGGCCTCGGCCTCCCGCACTGGCAGCCCGCCGCCCGCGCCGCGATCGTCGGCCTCTCCAGCCACAGCGACCGCCGCCACGTCATCCGCGCCGGCCTCGAATCCATTTCCTACCAAGTCCGCGACGCCCTCGACGCCATGCGTGCCGACGCCGGCGTTCCCCTCGTCGGTCTCCACGGAGACGGCGGTGCCACAACGAATGCCTTCCTCATGCAGTTCACCGCCGACCTCGCCGGCGCCGAATTGCGCGTGGCAACGATGTCCGACTGTTCCCCGCTCGGAGCCGCGCTCGCCGGCCTCCTCGGCCTAGGCATTTTCAAATCCCTCGACGAAATCGCCGCCGTCCCGCGCGGCGACGTCGTCTACCATCCGTCAATGCCTGCGTCACAGTCATCCGAATACTACGCCGGCTGGCAGCGCGCCGTCCGCCAGATTCTGCCGGTCGCTTGA
- a CDS encoding transketolase family protein produces MFTPAATAVAQKLGLKKGRANLEEFADTLQALATADRNIVAVTSDSRGSGKLAPYGKALPKQIVEVGIAEQNLVGITAGLAACGKKAFGVSPSCFLTARSLEQIKNDICYSNVPGVVIGISSGVSYGALGSTHHSLHDLAVLRAINNLTIIVPADNFETREAIKYAAAAPRPVFVRFGKAAMYDLAPAGATFTTGKALTLREGKDVAFIANGETVVHALLAAENLAAQGISARVLSLHTVKPLDTAAILAAGRECRAVITVEEHMINGGVGEAVASTLLQAGVAPKFKMVGFPDEDTVTGAQADLFRHYGISMEGLTETTQKLLG; encoded by the coding sequence ATGTTCACCCCCGCGGCCACCGCGGTCGCCCAAAAGCTCGGCCTCAAAAAAGGCCGCGCCAACCTCGAAGAATTCGCCGACACGCTCCAGGCGCTCGCGACCGCCGACCGCAACATCGTCGCCGTCACGTCCGACTCCCGCGGCTCCGGCAAACTCGCGCCCTACGGCAAAGCGCTCCCGAAGCAGATCGTCGAAGTCGGCATCGCCGAGCAAAACCTCGTCGGCATCACCGCCGGCCTCGCCGCCTGCGGCAAAAAAGCCTTCGGCGTCTCGCCCTCCTGCTTCCTCACCGCGCGCTCCCTCGAGCAGATCAAAAACGACATCTGCTACTCGAACGTCCCCGGCGTAGTCATCGGCATCAGCTCCGGCGTCAGCTACGGTGCGCTCGGCAGCACGCACCACTCGCTCCACGACCTCGCCGTCCTCCGCGCGATCAACAACCTCACCATCATCGTCCCCGCGGATAACTTCGAAACCCGCGAAGCCATCAAATACGCCGCCGCCGCCCCGCGCCCCGTCTTCGTCCGCTTCGGCAAAGCCGCGATGTACGACCTCGCCCCCGCTGGCGCGACCTTCACCACCGGCAAAGCTCTCACCCTCCGCGAAGGCAAGGACGTCGCTTTCATCGCCAACGGCGAAACCGTCGTCCACGCCCTCCTCGCCGCCGAAAACCTCGCCGCCCAAGGCATCTCCGCCCGCGTGCTCAGTCTCCACACCGTGAAGCCGCTCGACACCGCCGCGATCCTCGCCGCCGGCCGCGAATGCCGCGCCGTCATCACCGTCGAAGAACACATGATCAACGGCGGCGTCGGCGAAGCCGTCGCCTCGACACTGCTCCAAGCCGGCGTCGCTCCGAAGTTCAAGATGGTCGGCTTCCCCGACGAAGACACCGTCACCGGCGCCCAAGCCGACCTCTTCCGCCACTACGGCATCAGCATGGAAGGCCTCACCGAAACCACACAAAAACTTCTCGGCTGA
- a CDS encoding TonB-dependent receptor, producing the protein MSAASLPLSAKTTPTPPKDEIPADEKIVDLEVFEVKGFRSSLSSAAEIKQSSATIVDSIVATDIDKLPDINASYALSRVPGVQLAHTFSGLGGNGAVTIRGLNQITNTLDGRQVITPGGIANGTAGVGVGQRTFDYSQIPSALIAGIDVYKTAAANQIDGGLGGLVDVRMRKPSDFAEGYGGGITAGTSYSALRDKNEQNYNVFFNASKKTEGFGKIGLLVALSDITTPWREDAISIGNPVASSTATTGVPTALISSGYNVNSSYGEFKTEGFNAVLEWQPNQSWQFYVGYNPNKWRNIQDTVQFVTALSAANVVPGSGTMFGGSSTAVRSATFANVTGTAYGFTRDLENKLEMFNAGGRYKAGDLTVKFDANHYTSSNRFYNNLVFASVNIPSLTYDLAGDIPSVRIAGVDLQDPTGYRLNQVNYRLFPSNTEGKAARIDAEYNIQKGFLSKVAAGIRYSATTSDNYPTGLFLGSYSFSPSNNLLSQYPGQWGPSPIKDFYTGYSEPQIPLYLTGSTAVMRDANAFYKTYGATNTPDTSATVNRLSLFDIEETTTAFYVMPQFAGLIGGYRIDGNIGLRAVETKEDTNGFQGANSASAVPLNLQTSYWNYLPSFNGRIHFTEQLSLRTAVSKTITRPNFGSLSPSLTLNANPVNPALNSGSQGNPDLKPIRGTNFDLSLEYYFNKSDLVYLAGFRKEVKGFISSFSEQRTYEGVTYVISTSKNLNPATIQGFEAGFQKFFTFLPKPFDGFGLQSNFTYVDSSTPTTVTGAGTVDTPLTNLSRQSYNIVGMYEKGPFSARVAYNYRSDFVTGFAYFVNTGLLRQTMLGYGDLDASLNYDITKNIQIAIQAVNLTNKLRYQVYGSKQVPSNIYLDGRQLMASVTLRF; encoded by the coding sequence TTGTCAGCTGCCAGTCTCCCTCTGTCCGCCAAAACCACCCCGACGCCGCCTAAGGACGAAATCCCCGCCGATGAAAAAATCGTGGATCTCGAAGTTTTCGAGGTGAAGGGTTTCCGCAGCAGCCTGTCGTCCGCCGCTGAGATCAAACAATCCAGCGCGACGATCGTGGATTCGATCGTCGCGACCGACATCGACAAGCTCCCCGACATCAATGCCTCCTACGCGCTCTCCCGCGTCCCCGGCGTTCAGCTCGCGCACACGTTCTCCGGCCTTGGCGGAAACGGTGCCGTCACGATCCGCGGCCTCAATCAAATCACCAACACACTCGATGGTCGTCAGGTGATCACGCCCGGCGGCATCGCCAACGGCACCGCCGGCGTCGGCGTCGGCCAGCGCACCTTCGACTACTCGCAAATCCCCTCCGCGTTGATCGCCGGTATCGACGTCTATAAAACTGCCGCCGCAAACCAGATCGATGGCGGCCTCGGTGGCCTCGTCGACGTTCGCATGCGCAAACCCTCCGACTTCGCCGAAGGCTACGGCGGCGGTATCACCGCCGGCACCTCGTATTCTGCTCTTCGCGACAAAAACGAGCAGAACTACAACGTTTTCTTCAACGCCTCCAAAAAGACCGAGGGCTTCGGCAAAATCGGGCTTCTCGTCGCATTGAGCGACATCACCACGCCCTGGCGCGAAGACGCCATCAGCATCGGCAACCCGGTCGCCAGCTCCACCGCCACCACTGGCGTTCCCACCGCGCTTATTTCCAGCGGCTACAACGTCAATTCCTCCTACGGTGAATTCAAAACCGAGGGCTTCAACGCCGTCCTGGAGTGGCAGCCCAACCAAAGCTGGCAGTTCTATGTCGGCTACAATCCGAACAAGTGGCGCAACATCCAGGACACGGTGCAATTCGTCACCGCCCTCTCCGCCGCAAACGTCGTCCCCGGTTCCGGCACGATGTTCGGTGGCAGCTCCACCGCTGTCCGCTCGGCCACCTTCGCCAACGTCACTGGCACCGCCTACGGCTTCACCCGCGACCTCGAGAACAAACTCGAAATGTTCAACGCCGGCGGCCGCTACAAAGCGGGCGACCTCACCGTGAAGTTCGACGCCAACCACTACACCAGCTCGAATCGCTTCTACAACAACCTCGTCTTCGCCTCCGTTAACATCCCATCGCTTACTTACGATCTCGCGGGCGATATTCCTTCGGTGCGGATCGCTGGCGTGGATCTGCAAGACCCGACCGGCTATCGTCTCAACCAGGTCAACTACCGCCTCTTCCCCTCCAACACCGAGGGCAAGGCCGCACGCATTGACGCCGAATATAACATCCAGAAGGGTTTCCTCTCCAAAGTCGCCGCCGGTATTCGCTACTCGGCGACCACGAGCGACAATTACCCGACCGGCCTCTTCCTCGGCTCCTACTCGTTTTCCCCTTCGAATAACTTGCTGAGCCAGTATCCCGGCCAGTGGGGCCCGTCGCCCATCAAGGATTTCTACACCGGCTACAGCGAGCCGCAGATCCCGCTCTACCTCACCGGCAGCACCGCCGTCATGCGCGACGCGAATGCTTTCTACAAAACCTACGGCGCCACCAACACGCCCGACACCTCCGCCACGGTCAACCGTCTCAGCCTCTTCGACATCGAGGAAACCACCACGGCATTCTACGTGATGCCGCAGTTCGCCGGCTTGATCGGTGGCTACCGGATCGATGGCAACATCGGTCTCCGCGCCGTGGAGACAAAGGAAGACACCAATGGCTTCCAAGGCGCCAACTCCGCCTCCGCCGTTCCGCTCAACCTGCAAACTTCCTATTGGAACTACCTCCCGAGCTTCAACGGCCGCATCCACTTCACCGAGCAGCTCTCCCTCCGCACCGCCGTCTCGAAGACCATCACGCGCCCCAACTTCGGCTCGCTCTCTCCGTCGCTGACGCTGAACGCGAACCCCGTGAACCCGGCCCTCAACTCCGGCTCGCAAGGTAATCCCGACCTCAAGCCGATTCGCGGCACTAACTTCGATCTCTCGCTGGAGTATTACTTCAACAAGTCCGACTTGGTCTACCTCGCCGGCTTCCGCAAAGAGGTCAAAGGCTTCATCTCCAGCTTCTCCGAACAGCGCACCTACGAGGGCGTCACCTACGTGATCAGCACATCCAAGAACCTGAACCCCGCGACGATCCAGGGCTTCGAAGCCGGCTTCCAGAAGTTCTTCACCTTCCTACCCAAGCCGTTCGATGGCTTCGGTCTCCAGTCGAACTTCACCTATGTGGACAGCTCGACTCCAACCACCGTCACCGGTGCCGGAACAGTGGATACGCCGCTGACGAACCTCTCCCGGCAGAGCTACAATATCGTCGGCATGTACGAAAAAGGCCCTTTCTCGGCCCGCGTCGCCTATAACTACCGCTCCGATTTCGTCACCGGCTTCGCCTACTTCGTGAACACCGGCCTGCTGCGCCAGACGATGCTCGGCTACGGCGACCTCGATGCGTCGTTGAACTACGACATCACCAAAAACATCCAGATCGCCATCCAGGCCGTGAATCTCACCAACAAGCTTCGCTATCAGGTCTACGGCTCCAAGCAGGTCCCCTCGAACATCTATCTCGATGGCCGCCAGCTGATGGCCAGCGTCACGCTCCGCTTCTAA